A stretch of Oryza brachyantha chromosome 4, ObraRS2, whole genome shotgun sequence DNA encodes these proteins:
- the LOC102703208 gene encoding uncharacterized protein At3g28850-like, with product MGCTNSTEARRDMVWAHAGRRATRSFSLPSVDRQRLRWKAASVLSTLGLSQGRHSGAFKYAATSVEEMMKSDNDHATEAAVPVQEAAAAAAAKRVVKPRTPMLTPPNEPEVINAWELMAGLEDDPPTPCASHGPLASPPPWMQADADMPIALEFDPEIISGFREALADTSPSEPTSCSVTEEEQPAQREKCAETCDTPVSPATGDMQELSGIVRARINAFQEKIERRSSKGSARGAKVVHLRPPGGEKKAVVYFTSLRGVRKTFVDCCAVRSILRSYGVRVDERDVSMHAVFRAELAELLGPGFFACAALPRVFVDGRYLGGADDVHALHEAGELARALEGCEAAPVRKLGYMEACAACGDVRFVPCETCYGSCKVFVDDDGSGAGEFRRCPDCNENGLIRCPVCCC from the coding sequence ATGGGGTGCACCAACTCCACGGAGGCGCGGCGGGACATGGTCTGGGCCCACGCCGGACGTCGCGCGACACGGAGCTTCTCGCTGCCCTCCGTCGATCGGCAGCGGCTACGGTGGAAGGCCGCGTCGGTGCTAAGCACGCTCGGCCTCTCCCAGGGCCGCCACTCCGGCGCGTTCAAGTACGCGGCCACGTCGGTGGAGGAGATGATGAAGAGCGATAATGACCACGccacggaggcggcggtccCTGtccaggaggcggcggcggcggcggcggcgaagcgggTGGTGAAGCCCCGCACGCCGATGCTGACTCCGCCCAACGAGCCGGAGGTGATCAACGCGTGGGAGCTCATGGCCGGGCTCGAGGACGATCCGCCGACGCCGTGCGCGTCGCATGGCCCTctggcctcgccgccgccgtggatgCAGGCTGATGCGGACATGCCCATCGCCTTGGAATTTGACCCGGAGATAATTTCCGGCTTCAGGGAGGCTCTCGCCGACACGTCGCCGTCGGAGCCGACGTCTTGCTCGGTTACGGAGGAGGAACAGCCGGCGCAGCGGGAGAAGTGTGCCGAAACCTGCGACACGCCCGTCTCGCCGGCCACCGGCGACATGCAGGAGCTTTCAGGCATCGTCCGCGCCCGCATCAATGCGTTCCAAGAAAAGATAGAGCGGAGGTCGAGCAAGGGCAGTGCCCGTGGCGCGAAGGTGGTGCACCTGCGGCCGCCGGGAGGCGAGAAGAAGGCAGTCGTCTACTTCACCAGCCTCCGCGGCGTGCGCAAGACGTTCGTCGACTGCTGCGCCGTGCGCAGCATCCTGCGCAGCTACGGCGTGCGCGTCGACGAGCGCGACGTCTCCATGCACGCCGTCTTCCGGGCCGAGCTCGCGGAGCTCCTCGGCCCCGGCTTCTtcgcgtgcgccgcgctcCCGCGGGTGTTCGTCGACGGGCGCTacctcggcggcgccgatgACGTCCACGCGTTGCACGAGGCAGGcgagctcgcgcgcgcgctggAAGGGTGCGAGGCCGCGCCCGTGCGCAAGCTCGGGTACATGGAGGCGTGCGCCGCCTGCGGCGACGTCCGGTTCGTCCCGTGCGAGACGTGCTACGGCAGCTGCAAGGTCTTCGTTGACGACgacggctccggcgccggcgagttCCGGCGATGCCCCGATTGCAACGAGAATGGCCTCATCAGATGCCccgtctgctgctgctga